The region aatacacggtgccaataacaatattaaatacacggtgccaataacaatattaaatacaaggtgccaataacaatattaaatacaaggtgccaataacaatattaaaacaacatGGTATAAAAGGCAGTGAATAACACTCGTTAGCATATTTGGTtactcgtcgtcgtcgtcaaACAGTATCGACTTTGGCTTCGCGTCCCCAGACAGGTCGGAGACGGCTGTCGCGGGCGCCGACCTCGCAAAGCCGCCCTTGTCGTGGGAAAACTTGGGGGAGCCGCCTCTGCGCTCGCCCTCGAACTTGCCTGAGGAGCGCGCGAACGTGGCGACCCGGGAGCCGCCCGTGGTGAACCTGCCCTTGGCGGCGCGGCCCCGGTTCGAGAACCTGTTGCGCGGCAGCGCGTACTGAATCGATACGGTCCTGCCGTCGATCTCAGTCTGGTCGTACTCGACGGCGCGCCTCGCGGCCTCGACCGTCGTGAAGCTGATGAAGCAGACGCCCATGGGCTTGCCCGAGTCCTGGAACTTGGGCAGGTAGCAGCGCGTGACCTGGCCGCACTCGCTGAAGAGCTCCCGCAGGCCCTCCTCGCTGCTGTTGAAGTTGAGGTTGCGGATGCAGATCTCGTTGCTGACCGTCGCCTCCGAGGGCTTCCCCTTGAAGCCGAACTTGGCGCCCTCTTCCCCTCTTGCTCCGAAGCCTCCCTTCGCCGGCCTGTTCGTCGTCACGTTgatgttcagcagcttcccTTTGTACGGCGAGTTGTTGTACTCCGCTGCCTTCTGCGCCGACTCCGGCGTCGCGAACGTGATGAAGGCGATGCCCTTGTTGCTGAACTTGTTGATCCTCGTGATGAGTCCGCACTCTTCGAAGAGCTCCCTCAGCTCATCCTCCGTCGCATTCACTGGCAGGTTGCCGCAGTATATTTCGCACCCTAAAGTGGGAATTATATCATGatgattgttattattgttattattactaatgttattattgttattgttattattggtaatgttattactgttattattatggttattactgttatgaaaatatttactaacacataaatataaaaacaaataaatacataaacaCTAGTAACTGCTTATTCAGGTTAATATACTGTGGTGGTTACCTTGGGGAGCTTCTGCCTTCGCCTTGAACGACGTCTCAAGACGCTCCTTGTTGATAAACTGGTCTCCTGACGATTCAGTCATTGCCATCTTAGTGGGAGAggcctcttcttcttcctcctcttcgtcttGCTTTCTGGGTCTTTTAGCCTTATCCTTATCCGACTTggccttttccttcttttcacCCTTAGCAAATTCCTTAGTTGGCTTACCAAACTCCTTAGTTGGCTTAGCAAATTCCTTAGTTGGCTTACCAAACTCCTTAGTTGGCTTACCAAACTCCTTAGTTGGCTTACCAAATTCCTTAGATTGTTTAACATGTTCAACGGATTTAGCTGGCTTAACAGCCTTAAGGGAGACTTTGGTTGGCTTAGCTGATTTAACAGACTCCGTGACTGGCTTAGCAGACTCAGCAACTGGCTTAGCTGGCCTAACTGGTCCAATCGAGTCGTCTGAGTCTTCACTGTCACTGCTGCTGTCATCGTCACTCGATTTAGTGAGGCCGCTACTAACTCCAGAAACACCCAATGTGGGCTTCACTGGCCTTATGAACCCGTCGTCTGACTCGTCTGAGTCGCTGTCTGTCTCCGTATCTGAGTCAGTGTCCTTATCCTGGTCCTTTGCGTCAGACACTCCCTTCTTAACTGGCTCCTTCATCAGCGCTTTTAAGTCTACACTCGAGTCCGAGTCGCTACTCGACGTGTCTGAGTCTGTATCTGAGTCCGACTCTGAGGGTGCCAGTGCTCTCATCCTGTCCTTCAACTCTCCCAGCGGTACGTCGTCCAGCTTACTGAGTGCGTCGAGCACTTCCTCGTTTGTCATCTTATCCTTATCGGCCTTCTTAGCAGTCTTTGCTCCTTTAAGCGTTGCCAGAGCCTTATCCCCttcttctgtttttttatcagcTGACTCTACCTTTTTAGCCTTTTTAACCTTTTCCTGTTTGTCTCCCTTGTCGCTCTTTTCCGGTTTGTCTCCCTTGTCGCTCTTTTCCGG is a window of Theileria orientalis strain Shintoku DNA, chromosome 2, complete genome DNA encoding:
- a CDS encoding uncharacterized protein (RNA recognition motif, RNP-1 domain containing protein), which codes for MTNSFQNDIPDIYTDSSSDSSDDDYIKDLVSTKGISSERSAPNSQELKTPDKVATLSQSPPKDTPKKEALSGVTSPDHGDSHKLSAKSVKSPKTNTKKGDKEDKPDAKDKEAKEAKKAAKKQETKSKKAKAAAETSDIVKDKLKELDMNVTFDKEPKKKARKVKAKDDKSSAPGSKVGSTESSEVTSEAVSQATSGASTPKRKRAKKAAASKEEVKAAYGMDLDKVGTTVKVDTSVKEAGVETVEKAHKVDKVEGAESPEKAEKGDKGAKSDKSDASKRKTKGDSEPKPKKPRVSKAAKSEGSSGSGDKPVATGPEEKADKSDKAKTGKGKLGKKVEKADKTDKSEKPEKSDKGEKPEKSDKGDKPEKSDKGDKQEKVKKAKKVESADKKTEEGDKALATLKGAKTAKKADKDKMTNEEVLDALSKLDDVPLGELKDRMRALAPSESDSDTDSDTSSSDSDSSVDLKALMKEPVKKGVSDAKDQDKDTDSDTETDSDSDESDDGFIRPVKPTLGVSGVSSGLTKSSDDDSSSDSEDSDDSIGPVRPAKPVAESAKPVTESVKSAKPTKVSLKAVKPAKSVEHVKQSKEFGKPTKEFGKPTKEFGKPTKEFAKPTKEFGKPTKEFAKGEKKEKAKSDKDKAKRPRKQDEEEEEEEASPTKMAMTESSGDQFINKERLETSFKAKAEAPQGCEIYCGNLPVNATEDELRELFEECGLITRINKFSNKGIAFITFATPESAQKAAEYNNSPYKGKLLNINVTTNRPAKGGFGARGEEGAKFGFKGKPSEATVSNEICIRNLNFNSSEEGLRELFSECGQVTRCYLPKFQDSGKPMGVCFISFTTVEAARRAVEYDQTEIDGRTVSIQYALPRNRFSNRGRAAKGRFTTGGSRVATFARSSGKFEGERRGGSPKFSHDKGGFARSAPATAVSDLSGDAKPKSILFDDDDE